In Primulina eburnea isolate SZY01 chromosome 14, ASM2296580v1, whole genome shotgun sequence, the following proteins share a genomic window:
- the LOC140811487 gene encoding shaggy-related protein kinase kappa-like has translation MASAGLGHGGAGSSRSANGFKVSNSSVDWLGREMNDMRLRDKVDLDDDRDSEPDIIDGVGAEAGHVIRTAIGGRNGQSKQFVSYIAEHVVGTGSFGVVFQAKCRETGEIVAIKKVLQDKRYKNRELQIMQMLDHPNIVALKHSFFSTTEKEELYLNLVLEYVPETVNRIARQYSKMNQRMPLIYVKLYTYQICRALAYIHNAVGICHRDIKPQNLLVNPHTHQLKLCDFGSAKVLVKGEPNISYICSRYYRAPELIFGATEYTTATDIWSTGCVMAELLLGQPLFPGESGVDQLVEIIKVLGTPTREEIKCMNPNYTEFKFPQIKPHPWHKVFQKRLPPEAVDLVCRFFQYSPNLRCTALEACIHPFFDELRDPNTRLPNGRPLPPLFNFKPQELSRIPPETINRLIPEHAKRQNLFMAFHS, from the exons ATGGCATCTGCTGGCCTAGGGCATGGAGGAGCTGGCAGTTCAAGATCTGCAAATGGCTTCAAGGTATCGAATAGTTCAGTTGACTGGCTGGGAAGGGAGATGAATGATATGAGATTGAGGGACAAAGTTGACCTGGACGATGATAGG GATAGCGAGCCAGATATCATTGATGGTGTGGGTGCTGAAGCAGGTCATGTCATAAGGACTGCCATTGGTGGTCGAAATGGTCAGTCCAAGCAG TTTGTCAGTTACATTGCAGAACATGTTGTTGGAACTGGGTCTTTTGGAGTGGTTTTTCAA GCAAAATGCAGGGAGACTGGAGAAATCGTGGCCATTAAAAAGGTACTTCAAGACAAGCGCTACAAGAATAGGGAGTTGCAGATTATGCAAATGTTGGACCATCCTAATATTGTAGCCCTAAAGCATTCTTTCTTCTCAACAACTGAAAAGGAAGAGCTATacttgaatcttgttcttgaatatgTTCCTGAAACTGTGAATCGTATTGCGCGGCAATATAGCAAGATGAACCAGAGGATGCCATTAATATACGTCAAACTCTATACCTACCAG ATATGCCGAGCCCTTGCTTATATACATAATGCAGTCGGTATTTGTCATCGCGACATAAAGCCTCAGAATCTACTG GTGAATCCACACACGCATCAGCTGAAACTTTGTGATTTTGGCAGTGCCAAAGTTTTG GTGAAAGGAGAACCTAATATCTCCTATATCTGTTCAAGATATTATCGTGCTCCTGAACTTATTTTTGGTGCCACTGAATACACCACTGCAACTGATATATGGTCAACTGGTTGTGTAATGGCTGAGTTACTTCTTGGACAG CCATTATTTCCAGGAGAGAGCGGAGTTGATCAACTTGTAGAAATTATTAAG GTCTTGGGAACACCTACAAGAGAGGAGATCAAATGCATGAACCCAAACTATACCGAGTTCAAGTTCCCTCAGATTAAACCCCATCCTTGGCACAAG GTTTTCCAGAAGCGTCTACCTCCAGAGGCAGTGGACTTGGTATGCCGGTTTTTCCAGTACTCACCAAATCTCAGATGCACAGCC TTGGAAGCTTGTATTCACCCTTTCTTTGACGAATTAAGGGATCCCAACACCCGACTTCCAAATGGTCGCCCTCTTCCTCCACTCTTTAACTTCAAACCTCAAG AGCTTTCACGTATACCTCCTGAGACCATCAATCGTCTTATCCCTGAGCATGCAAAGAGGCAGAACTTATTCATGGCCTTCCACTCATAG
- the LOC140811713 gene encoding LOW QUALITY PROTEIN: regulator of nonsense transcripts UPF3-like (The sequence of the model RefSeq protein was modified relative to this genomic sequence to represent the inferred CDS: inserted 1 base in 1 codon): MLDRTKVVVRHLPPTISQSNFVEQIDSRFSGRYRWLSFRPGKSSQKHITYSRASIDFNKSDDVLEFAEFFNGHVFVNEKGTQYKTIVEYAPSQRVPKNWSKNDGREGTILKDPEYLEFLDFLAKPTENLPSAEVQLERKEAERVGAPKDIPIVTPLMDYVRQKRAARGGARRTILNGKPTRRVSGMLSRNTGSGSSRGGSEKRTSTMYVLRDSSKGASNKDKSSSVPVFKQDEQQLLDKSVTSAAVSRTDSLEGEGGGSGSSEIGKKKILLLKGKEKETSNQNGAPHANNLHSPIPLKQNHRRESNDRIIRSVLNRDIRQNQTLSGSQSEHRIRNINQDRDKKPPRPTNVQSFQKNANGSPEGKVASLDSQAFHAEKEERRXRNRDRPDRGVWAPIRRSDGSHASDESLSSSISQMSQVVDSSEDIKNDVLIMRGGEFRHIGIGRGGHNSVGNGSYRQGGRRGSAYNIKDADGSQVEGKFPKRGGSSGHVSYEKQVWVQKSSPGS, translated from the exons ATGCTAGATCGAACGAAGGTGGTGGTGCGGCATTTGCCGCCGACTATTTCTCAGTCGAATTTCGTCGAGCAAATCGATTCTCGCTTCTCTGGTCGCTACCGTTGGCTTTCTTTTAGGCCGGGCAAGTCAAG CCAGAAGCATATAACATATTCAAGAGCGAGCATCGACTTTAATAAATCAGATGATGTGCTAGAGTTCGCTGAGTTTTTTAATGGCCATGTTTTTGTCAATGAGAAAG GGACCCAGTATAAAACAATTGTTGAGTATGCCCCTTCACAGCGTGTTCCGAAGAATTGGTCAAAGAATGATGGTCGTGAAGGGACTATATTGAAAG ATCCTGAATATTTGGAGTTCCTTGATTTTCTTGCAAAGCCTACTGAGAATCTTCCCAGTGCAGAGGTACAGCTGGAGAGAAAGGAAGCAGAACGAGTAG GTGCTCCAAAGGATATTCCTATAGTTACCCCTTTAATGGACTATGTTCGTCAGAAAAGAGCTGCTCGGGGTGGAGCTCGG AGAACCATTTTGAATGGAAAGCCAACGAGGAGAGTCAGTGGAATGCTCTCCAGGAATACAGGCTCAGGATCTTCAAGAGGTGGCTCAGAAAAAAGAACTTCTACCATG TACGTGTTAAGGGACAGCTCTAAGGGTGCAAGCAACAAGGACAAATCATCTTCTGTACCAGTTTTTAAACAGGATGAGCAACAACTCTTGGACAAATCTGTCACTTCAGCTGCAGTCTCCAGAACTGATTCATTGGAAGGGGAAGGTG gcggctcaGGTTCCTCTGAAATTGGGAAGAAGAAAATCTTACTTCTGAAAGGGAAAGAAAAGGAAACCTCTAAT CAGAATGGAGCTCCTCATGCCAACAATTTGCACAGTCCAATTCCTCTTAAACAGAATCATCGACGCGAATCTAATGATAGGATCATCAGGAGTGTCCTTAACAGGGATATTCGGCAAAATCAAACATTATCTGGATCTCAATCCGAACACCGAATTCGCAATATAAATCAGGACAGAGACAAGAAACCTCCTCGTCCCACAAATGTGCAGTCATTTCAGAAGAATGCAAATGGGTCTCCTGAGGGTAAGGTAGCCAGCCTTGATTCGCAAGCTTTTCATGCTGAGAAAGAAGAAAGAC CAAGGAACAGGGATAGGCCTGATCGTGGTGTTTGGGCTCCTATTCGACGATCAGATGGATCACATGCAAGTGATGAATCTTTATCATCCTCTATTTCCCAAATGTCCCAAGTAGTGGATTCTTCTGAAG ATATTAAAAATGATGTGTTGATTATGCGTGGTGGTGAGTTCAGACATATTGGAATTGGTCGTGGAGGTCATAACTCTGTTGGCAATG GTTCTTATAGGCAAGGGGGTCGGCGGGGTTCAGCATATAATATCAAGGATGCTGATGGCTCCCAAGTGGAAGGGAAATTCCCAAAGAGAGGAGGTTCTTCTGGCCATGTTTCCTATGAG AAACAAGTGTGGGTCCAAAAGTCCAGTCCTGGTTCATAG